ggccactttatgatgtcataacgtttttttggcttgtgtaaccattagccaatcagcaaccaaggtaaccccccccccccccaccttatcacctgaatctcctcctagagcaccattgtggtctttttaaccaaatctctctcagaggggcgtggggaggggctccttattttcatctaaagtaacagccagagaatcagcactttagaaacagggctgaaatagaggggattatgggtaatgctgcaatgatctgtttggtatttccagCCACACACTTCCGAGACATGTTTGTTTATACCTGAGATAGGGCACCTTTAAGGAATACTTAATAAAGAAGTGCAGTGTATAAAGTTGTATTTCTTCTTATTTCTTCTTCTATATCTCCTGTACATCCAGGACGAGCAGGGAAACAGGAAGCGCGTGGCTTTCTCCCAGGGTGGCGAGAGAAAGAGCGATGACAACACCCCCCTGTCCGGACGTGTCACCATCGGAGAGGACTTCACCTTGACCATCTCCGATGTCCAACCCTCCGATGAGCTGGACTTCTACTGCCAGGTCACCGCTGGCCCAGCCGGGGTCGGAGAGGGATCCACGCTGCTCAAAGTCTTCTGTGAGTCTGCCCCCGCGCTTTGGCCTTTGACATTACCTCAACATGACCTTATGAAAGAGGGGCAGCCCTCCCTTTCCCATCAGTTGTTGATGTGTGGAATTTATGACTTGGTTTGTCACTGCCACTAAAGTTTTATAGCTTCAATCAGATCTGCGTGTGTGTTCATGCATACTTTTATTTCAAGTGGCTTAATTGTATTAAATGAATGTCATGGATTTGCTAATTGCATTTCATACTCTAAGTAACCTCATGCTTAGCCTTGATATAGAGATATAGTATCATAAGGTATGATTTGTTCACGTTTCAAGTCAATTAATAAaatattttatcatcatgcgtaAGACTTTGGAACCTTTTCCAATCTTGGGGTTACCAATTTCTTTGGATAAGTTCCCCAGAGGTCAATTAACCACAATCTAATCACTCTTGACACAATTGATGAATAGTTCAGTCCCACCTGTCATGTCTCATATATCTCACCTTAATAACGGCCAAGATGTATCACCAGGGCTCTGAGGGCAGACCCTCGCTGCAGGCCGCTGTGTCCTTTCCACTAGCACAGAAACCCCCGAGCAGACATCAATCATACTTTTAGCTTTCAGTGGCCTTATCAAAATGAACACTATTCATTTGCATTTTGGATTGGGCTGGTCAATCCCTGGGAAAGAGGAAGGATGTGTGTTGGgagaatattaaaaaaaaaaaaacagctctTAGCGAGGCTTCCACAAGTTAACCATTACCATTTATGCACTCACAGGCTCTCAGGTTTAAAGTGATCTCGTAAAATAAGCTATTAATTGTGAATGGGTCGGTCAGTCGTAGACAATACTTCAAAGCAGTGCTATTGGACGAGGGCCTTCAAGATGTACTTAATGCCTGCAGTTGTAAGAAACAGCTTGTCTCACAAACCATAATTTATTCTTTGTCCGCATTTGACCACTTACTCATTGGGGGAAGAGCTATAGAGTGTCTTCACATAATAGGGTTGAGTTATGAGGTCTCTTTAGGGTCAGCACTGATAGCGTGGTTTATCTCTCGGGAGGCTACAGTAATGAGAAAACAGTATGTCTGCTAAGCAAAACACACGAGAATAAAAAcaaccctgcctgtccctctctatttatatgtatattaaaAAGCTCTATTTGTTTGAATGGAAGAGGAAGAAAGGAGAGTTTTAATCCACATTGTAGATCTAAATGACTGCCTgcaatatgtggaaataaaaagtgctataaTAGGGCtcggaaatatatatatattaggcaagggacgtttatttatatagcacatttctacacaaggcaattcaaagtgctttacaaaacatgAAAAAACATCAAGAGGATTAAGATGCAGCAGAAATACATTATAAAAGTATATTTTTAACTAAATCGATGGCGCGATGTCAGACAAAATATCCACTTAGATATCGTTATATTGTAAAAGTACATTTTCGAGAGGAGTTATTATTTTGATTATTTCTTTAAAATCTAAGTAAAATAATGTTACCCTCTAATATTGTTGCACAATCTAAATTGAGCTAAAAAATACAGTGATATTTAATGTTGTCCATATTACGCAGGCTTTATAAATGCCagtgaaacaaaaacaacaacacactgaGTGAGACAGAGAGCAATACCCATCTACTGTTTATTTTCATAAGCAGTCCACAGCTGCCGGCAGTGATAAGATGACCTTGCATGTGAACAAGTGAGCAAGGGAATAAAGCCGAGAAGCAAGAGAGAAAACGCTCACACCTGgggtcgtgtgtgtgtttgtgtgaatgtgtgtgtgagccagAGGGGAGGGGGAGTGTGTTTCTGTTATTTGACCCTTATCTGCTCATGTGAAGCAGGTCACACTGGAATAACGTGAAGCAGGATATTTACTGCGTGACTTAATTAACGGTCAGCAGTCatgtgtgttcaatggcatatAAGGAAAtgaagtttgtgtgtgtgtgtgtgtaacgttTTTCCTTCCAGGGAATCTTAATGATTTAATAATGAtcccccccctcttccttttTTCCGTCTCAGTTGCTCCTGAGAAGCCCGAACTCACAAAGCCTTCGAGTCAGGCCATTTCTGTGGGAGAGACTTCCAGCTCTgaggtgtgtgtgcatttcTATAATTATGCGAGTCTTTCAAATCACATGAACACTGAAGAGTCACGTATTCAATGCTTTTGTCCATCAGATTGGTACCTGTATGGCGGTGAACGGACACCCCATGCCCAGAATCATCTGGTTCAAAGATGACCAGCCCCTTCCCGAGGTCAAGGACAGGAATGAGAGTACGTGGCCCTTATTAGAAtgaacagatatacagtaaagcagatcagaatcagaatacctttattagtcccacagagggaacatttacattgttacagcagaaaagagccaaagactgAATAGAATAGAATCATTTCATGTCattatacatgtacaatgaaagaaagaaaagctTCTCCCTTTTAAAAGGTGCCATCAAAACAACAACATCACAACATACGACAACAAATAAACGCAGCATAAGTACTTATGTAAGAATAAAGAATAAAGCGCAGTAATTATTTCCAGgggtataaaaagaaatgtaataataaataataataggtatgtatttataataatgatatatatacagtcacgTTTATTGCACATGGAGGACGATTAAGGGGTATGAGTTCAGGAGTTTAGTGCAATGATGGCTCTTGGGAAAACACTGTCTTTGAGTCTGCTTGTTCAGACTTTGAGTCAGCCTAATGTTCcctaagaagcatgcatacaaaagtattaaagatacaaaaacacacaatttacagccaggtatatattgcacagttattaacagcacatatatatatattgcacatattgcacatagttggttGGGTTACCTAATGCCTTCCTTCCCTCCTCTCGGTCAGAGACCCACATGGTTCCCTCTGTGGTGAAGGAGGCGTCCGGTCTGAAATCTGCCAGAAGCGACCTGTACATGCAGCCCACCAAGGCCGACAAGGACTCTGTGTTCCACTGCGTCGTGGAGTACAGTATGCCCGGAGACGAGATCATGCAGAAGATGTCCAACACCATCACCATCAACCTCAACTGTGAGTGgagggacaatcatttcagttAGTGGGCTTTAGAGTGTGCTAAAAGGTGGGTTTTGTCACCTTTGGATAGAGCTAGGTTTCCCACCTGTTTCCAGTGTTATATTAGCTGGACAGACATGATTGTGTTTCCCAGAGACAAACTAAATGAgcatatttcccaaaatgtcaagctattttttttaaatggaggTTATAAACCAGCATCACCAACATCGTTATAATTCTTTTAGCTAGTTTTTTACTTATTGACATTTATAATAATTGCATATTATGATTTATTAATTAATGCCATAAAATAGTGATTTAATAATGCATCCATATTCAATAGTGAAACAGTCAACACAGCAATGCTAGCAGCTGTAGCCTACTTCAGTTTTTCTTTGAGCTGaatgctaacatgctgatgTTTTTGTAGGTATAATGTTTGCTAGTTCTAAAGTATTGATGATTGAGTGATTATTATTTAGTTAGTGGGTTACAAAGTGTAGCAATTGATCCTGAGGGGAACATGTAAACGTTTACATAGCAATCCGGCCAATAGTTGTCAAGGCATGTCACTAAAAGCAACACATGTCAACATTCTTCAGGAAAAGTCAGGTTAACCGTAGTTAGGATTTATCCTCTGGGGACGATGAATGTATGAACACGATTTTAAGATAAACCCATCCAGTTGGTATTGAGATATTTAGGCATGCACAACAATAGACTGTGACATTCATAAATAGCCTAAAAAGGCGGTAGAAAGggaatgtatttatgtatgcatTATGTTCAAGCCTATCCATGTCTCCTATCCTCTGGATCCTATTTCTTTTTAATAAAAACACAAGCCATTAGGGATTAAAGATTGCCAACAAACAGCCTTTAGCTTTATCTTCAAATAAAATCTTTCCTCCAGCTAATGTTGATTCAGCTAAAGATGAATGATGAGGCAAAGAAAGGGGAGGTAGTGGAAAAGTAAAACATCCCCTCAGGAATGCCTGGCACATCTCTGATTGATGACTTACTCTACAACAGTGTAAAGTATCCAAAGGAGGAATTTTCACCTGTTCCATGTCTGCTCTTGTCCGTCCAGATCCCTCTGAGAAAGCGACCTTTTCCCTTCTCAACCCTGAACCAGTCAAAGAGGGCGATGCTGTCACCATGAAGTGTGAGACCGACGGAAACCCTCAGCCTGAGTTTGACTTCACTCACGATGTacgtgtgtatttgagtttgtgaGAAATACACacttttttgttgtttgttgCTTGTGCTTTTTGGTATTTCACATTTGTCGTCTCCAACTAAGTTTTCCTCATGTCTCTCTCTGCCAATCCCTGTCCTTCCACTTTCAGGATAAAGCTATCAATGGTGTGGGGGGTGTCCTGACCCTGAAATCTGCCAAGCGCACAGACGCTGGTGTGTACAAGTGCACAGCCACAGATTTTGATAACCTGGATGCTGACCTAAGTGGAGCCATCACCCTTAATGTCAACTGTGAGTGAgccaaacacacacaagcacacacacacagcttcagAACTGAGTAAATACACATAAAGAACAATGGACCTCCTGTCTGTGCAGTTAAAGCCTTAGTAAATCATACAATTACAAGCTTTAGACTGGAAAGAGAACCCTTTCTGGATTTCCAATTCAATTTTTCACAGTTCATCTGTTACTTTAATGTTATCCCAACTGCGCTGCCTAATTTGATTTGATCCCAGAAATGAAGCAGAGATAGACTAGAAATAGCATCGAACAGGCTTAACATTGGCTTTGAAATTGGCTTAACTATAGAGTAAGTGCATTAGCTTTTGTACTTACAATCTGCTTAGTAAGGTCACTTTAACAGCCTTTTTACATGGTAGTTAAAGCAAGGAGTAGCCTCGATTTCAAGTGGCACGTCTCTAACTCCTTAGACTCAGGTTTCTCGTgtcttcctccctctctctctctaaaaTGCTTTTAATTTTCTCTCTGTCAGACATCGACCCTGTGAGCGTGATCCCCGCCGAGCCTCAAGTAGTGATGCTCGGAGACAAGGTGGAGTGGCAGTGTAAGACCAAGGGCTCCGCTACACACACCGTGCAGTGGAAAAAGGTACGCTTCATTTCTCTCTCAACCTTCATTTCTCTCTCAACCTTCATTTCTCTCTCAACCTTCATTTCCTAATCCTTTCACTGAGAAGTGTTATATTTCTAGTAATAAAGGCCGTGTTCTGATCTATCCACAGCATCATTTCTGAGCATTTTCTATACAACTGTTTTTGAAATGCTACCAATGGGTTCAGTTCAGTCTTTCCTGGGTCTCAATATTCagacatttaataataataataatagatttattttgttagcgcttttacaggtgctcaaagacgctttacagatatagtgaaaagaaaagaacaacaaataaatgtatagttaaagttaaagtcaaataatacgagttttttgaaggtggtgaggtcagggcagtctctgatgggttgtgggagtgagttccagagggagggggcagcgacggagaaggctctgtccccccaggtccggtgattggtgcgggtggggatggataggatgTTGGCTTCTGAcgagcggaggcagcgggaaggggcggggtggtgcagcaggtcagtgaggtagggggggggctgattgttgagggctttgtgagtaatcaggaggattttgaagttgattctttgacggacggggagccagtggaggttctggaggacgggagtgatgtggGAGTTAGTGATTCTGGTTCAGTTTTGATCCAAGATTGTAAGCACACTACCCTCTTTTTCATTGGATAGACAAAATGTCATGCTGTGATTTCCTTACTCTGTGTGCAGCTGCCGTATAACTGGAGCCATTGCTTCCTATAAAGACAGTTGTGGCCCTGCTACACAAGCTGCATGGTGTTGTGCCAGGATGTAGCAACTGGTGAGCAGCAGACACTAGTGTTTGTTACAGTCCGTGTGAGCACCAACACGGTATTGAAACATGTAttaaagaatcagaatcagaaacaggtttattacgtacgaggaatttgacttgatgtcgtggtgcatacaaacaagaattaaaaacacaggtagagaactcgaaaaatatgaaaaatatagtaaaatataatgtatataacagtatttacattgcAATGGAATAAGAAGGAATACAATATGGAATACAAAtcggccctattatgcttatttgttcaccctctgtctgaaaccagagcccagtctgctctgattggtcagctgctTAGaaatgtcccaccccttagcccaggggtctgcaacctttttgaccaaaagagccattttgctcctttttccaaaacatttttttatatggagctgcaaaacatatttcatagttttttattgttatatcagacaaaaactacagtttttttgcatttattagactatttataacatgatataaaactgttaacctctaataagaaacaaagaactcttataaggagaattaaaaataatacacaggcctactttaaaataaattaaacacggCACTtgggggagtcctctgcacatttgaaggaaaacaaatattattaaaatgggcccaactttgaaataaataaaacttatagctgcaccctaaaaagagttaaaggtagggtaggtaagaatggagaaaccagctcgagtgcgctagaatttgaaagtacgcatccggaaaaaaatatgcctcttccttccatgggagcctgcctgcagacctccactctcaggacagttccggtgcagacctccactctcaggacacctccactctcaggacagttccggtgcagacctccactctcaggacacctccactctcaggacaagaagtgcacgctaagaattccaaaataaaatcaccactatcagtacagtgccacattccaaacaggaaatgcacgcaaatacaaaataaaatcgtactgacacttattatctatatatatatatatttatttatatatatataaatacgacatcttgtattttagttacacccgctagacaacagtggaaggttcgagaaacaatcgtgtttgccgggtgcaccgcggcggaggtggggaggttccagctgggaacctccaccccgctgcgggacccgtgggacccctggacggtgcgtcttggtcacgcttggtcacgctggacacaggccgtggggggacacccgagaccgggcaatgtcccccggtagaaaccgggtgaaatagccaaacaaattaaaaataataaaaccggggaaaagtgaaaaaaagtgtccgaaaataggcactcgtgaggcgggcagagtcccctgtcaactcccgttacattcctccatggtgtcatttgagcgaaacatttttacgagaaccaggctgggggggtcaaaagggcttgaccaaggctgacccaaagtgcacggtgggcggactcatcacctccgtgatgagtctccattgtgatttgaaaacttccatcaaacgagtccttcggtaggcgggaaaaaaacgcgtcagaatcgtcacttcctgtactgacagtggaggtgtcctgagctgagagtggaggtctgcaccagaactgtcctgagagtggaggtctgcaggcagacccctctccttccttcagacttcctcacagagcccctcctccaacacacacgaacgcgcacatgaccaatgagggcacgagatcagtttgtgcacagatggaaggctgacaggcaggtaggccatccagtgattttagccgggccgaggcagatgattggtcgtgctttttacagcgccacagcttccacagattaatttttgtatgtatttattgtcaaagcatttaatatattcattgctatcgggacgttaagagcattccatggaatataacaaaaagtgttttctgaaataaatgacataccccattgaattatgactgaagatcgtcagctggcttcctctcccttgttgttcctcgatacgtaaaggctgcaccaccgttgacaacttctctacatatcaaacataccggtataCCAGCATCGTGTGCTCTGAAAGCAGACAACTCTGTCcacacagaattaaatcctgtgttcctccggaacttttctttgatttatccatagttcgctcatcgagccgggggtcaggttcctcgcctccaagaaaaggcgctcgcgcgggaccggagcaggatgtgacgcatgttttagttgacctaattaaaaccgttttgttttttatttatgtgtcacagtatcacctcaaaattcaagatacgaaacattttcaaccatccaacaaaatataaatagtcctacaaatacttttatttccttcttatttttgtctaagctcaagggagccagagcagagggcttaaaggccGCGGGTTGCCGGCCTCTGCCTTAGCCTATCaattacaatgtgttggagtgctagccaaatGAAACATGTTTCACAGTGATGTCAcgatgttacggaagtaaacacaGGAGTCTAatcgaggcgtttcaggcagggaggGGTGTGTGGGGGAagaaaactccctctggagggaaattGCTGAGTTAAAATCAAACATACATCAATAACTGATGAGGGTAAACATTTTTTGAATTTTCCCTACTATGTTTACCAGAAGATTAAAGATAAtagcaacacaacacacactttcTGCTGTTTATTTTCTATGGCAAATCAAGCTCTACAGTAAACATACAAAAGAAAAAGACCATTTGTCAAACTGGAAAACAAACATATCAGTGTTGCAGCAGTggtgtttttatatttatctCCTCTACTTGTTATGTGAAGAATGTTCCTCCTGTGTCAAGCCTGTGTATCTATTGTCTCCTGGGTGTGATGGAAACCCACCGACTGCTGGTTCTCTGGGAGAGAACGTGTTTGTTCTTGGTAAAAAAAGATTCCTATGAGAAGACGTTGAGTGGAATTGCAAGAGACAGGTTCATCATGGAGGACGGACTTTGATCTGTTATCACTGTGCttaggagcagtgtgtgtgAAGGTGCTTCTTCTGCTTTCCCAGCATTACTGCGCGCTAGCTGTTGTTCTATTCTCATATTCAAGTGCCAAgattaaaaacatacaattgATGGCTCATGGCGTCCCTCaaattgcttttattttttctCCTTGAGCATTTTTACTTTTTTAGCTTGGACCGCTAGTACGTCTAATTCCCGGGAACCTGATACCTCGAGAATGCCTAAGGGGGAACTTCCCCACATTTGGCACAAACATCCACTTATACTCAAGGATGCACTGATAAGATTTTTGTGGTCAAAGGTCTCTGTGACCTCACGTTATCAGGAACGCGATATCTCAGGAACGCCACGAGGAAATCTTTTCGAAAGTGGCGCAAACTTTCTATTGGACTCGATGAAGAACTCATTAGAAAGTGGTGGGATGAGGTCAATGTCACTGTGACCACACAATACACTAATTAGACCATAgctttcagtggtctattgtttttactATATGATGTTTTGTAGTT
This genomic window from Pseudochaenichthys georgianus chromosome 16, fPseGeo1.2, whole genome shotgun sequence contains:
- the bcam gene encoding basal cell adhesion molecule isoform X1 — encoded protein: MDGITFGRTSLLCTLLLWAFQVCGGAVLVKVAPVVEVMKGESAQLPCTYTTPAPSGNTVVEWYIDEQGNRKRVAFSQGGERKSDDNTPLSGRVTIGEDFTLTISDVQPSDELDFYCQVTAGPAGVGEGSTLLKVFFAPEKPELTKPSSQAISVGETSSSEIGTCMAVNGHPMPRIIWFKDDQPLPEVKDRNEKTHMVPSVVKEASGLKSARSDLYMQPTKADKDSVFHCVVEYSMPGDEIMQKMSNTITINLNYPSEKATFSLLNPEPVKEGDAVTMKCETDGNPQPEFDFTHDDKAINGVGGVLTLKSAKRTDAGVYKCTATDFDNLDADLSGAITLNVNYIDPVSVIPAEPQVVMLGDKVEWQCKTKGSATHTVQWKKGSEVLSQSGTLSIQAASYENAGEYVCVSAVPSVPGLTAMASVTLTVKGKPMIETPAVGEVTKEGDMVTLKCSAYGFPAPQFTWKPSGKESVSVEGSKVVSSVTLEATPEVMKDGVKCEASNEHGSTSQTFLVSLKRAIDNSADRVLLSGNPVLTSADPQQGGSSGVVIAVVVCVLLLLLLVALIYFLNKKSKLPCGKKGKKEMASGEVNTDIVVEMKTDKANEEAGLLNKIR
- the bcam gene encoding basal cell adhesion molecule isoform X2, whose protein sequence is MDGITFGRTSLLCTLLLWAFQVCGGAVLVKVAPVVEVMKGESAQLPCTYTTPAPSGNTVVEWYIDEQGNRKRVAFSQGGERKSDDNTPLSGRVTIGEDFTLTISDVQPSDELDFYCQVTAGPAGVGEGSTLLKVFFAPEKPELTKPSSQAISVGETSSSEIGTCMAVNGHPMPRIIWFKDDQPLPEVKDRNEKTHMVPSVVKEASGLKSARSDLYMQPTKADKDSVFHCVVEYSMPGDEIMQKMSNTITINLNYPSEKATFSLLNPEPVKEGDAVTMKCETDGNPQPEFDFTHDDKAINGVGGVLTLKSAKRTDAGVYKCTATDFDNLDADLSGAITLNVNYIDPVSVIPAEPQVVMLGDKVEWQCKTKGSATHTVQWKKGSEVLSQSGTLSIQAASYENAGEYVCVSAVPSVPGLTAMASVTLTVKGKPMIETPAVGEVTKEGDMVTLKCSAYGFPAPQFTWKPSGKESVSVEGSKVVSSVTLEATPEVMKDGVKCEASNEHGSTSQTFLVSLKRAIDNSADRADPQQGGSSGVVIAVVVCVLLLLLLVALIYFLNKKSKLPCGKKGKKEMASGEVNTDIVVEMKTDKANEEAGLLNKIR
- the bcam gene encoding basal cell adhesion molecule isoform X3; translated protein: MDGITFGRTSLLCTLLLWAFQVCGGAVLVKVAPVVEVMKGESAQLPCTYTTPAPSGNTVVEWYIDEQGNRKRVAFSQGGERKSDDNTPLSGRVTIGEDFTLTISDVQPSDELDFYCQVTAGPAGVGEGSTLLKVFFAPEKPELTKPSSQAISVGETSSSEIGTCMAVNGHPMPRIIWFKDDQPLPEVKDRNEKTHMVPSVVKEASGLKSARSDLYMQPTKADKDSVFHCVVEYSMPGDEIMQKMSNTITINLNYPSEKATFSLLNPEPVKEGDAVTMKCETDGNPQPEFDFTHDDKAINGVGGVLTLKSAKRTDAGVYKCTATDFDNLDADLSGAITLNVNYIDPVSVIPAEPQVVMLGDKVEWQCKTKGSATHTVQWKKGSEVLSQSGTLSIQAASYENAGEYVCVSAVPSVPGLTAMASVTLTVKGKPMIETPAVGEVTKEGDMVTLKCSAYGFPAPQFTWKPSGKESVSVEGSKVVSSVTLEATPEVMKDGVKCEASNEHGSTSQTFLVSLKRADPQQGGSSGVVIAVVVCVLLLLLLVALIYFLNKKSKLPCGKKGKKEMASGEVNTDIVVEMKTDKANEEAGLLNKIR